Genomic window (Streptococcus porcinus):
ATTTCTTTATCTATGGCATTTAATACTTCCCACTTATTTAGGCTCCACATAGGGCCTATTAGCATCTCCCGTGGGGCATCACCTGTAATCCGATGAATGATGATATCTTTGGGAATAATTTCTAGCTGGTCACAAATAATGTTAACATAATCTTTTTGGCTCAGTAATTGCAAACGTCCTTCATGGTAGTCGCGTTGCATACGCGTATTTGTCATCAAATGTAAAAGATGAAGTTTAATACCTTGAATATCATTATCTGTGACACACCTCCTTACATTTTCAAGCATCATCTCGTGTGTTTCTCCCGGTAAGCCATTGATAAGATGAGCAACCACTTCAATCTTAGGGTATCTCCGAAGACGCTTTACAGTTTCCTGATACAATTCATAAGAATGAGCACGATTAATCAGCCGTGATGTTTCTTCATAAGTTGTCTGCAACCCAAGCTCTACGGTAACATGCATTTTTTCTGCCAGCTCTGCTAAGTAAGAAATAACCTCATCAGGCAAACAATCTGGTCTGGTACCAATATTGATACCAACCACACCAGGCTCAAAAATAGCTTGTTCATAACGTTCTTTAATGACTTCTAGAGAAGCATGGGTATTTGTGAAATTTTGGAAATAAACCAAATAATGGCTAACCTCTGGCCATTTTCTATGCATAAAGTCGATTTCTTTGTAAAATTGCTCTCTAATAGGAGCATCAGGCGCTACAATAGCATCTCCTGAACCCGAAACCGTACAGAAGGTACAGCCTCCGTGTGATACTGTTCCATCACGATTTGGACAATCAAAACCTGCGTCAATAGGAACTTTAAATATTTTTTCACCAAATAGTTTACGATAATAGTCATTCAGTGTTTGGTAACGTTTTTTCATATTCCCATTTTAGCATAATTTAACCTAAAAAAAACAACCCTTTCGAGTTGCTTAGTTATTATTTTTGTTTTGATTGAAACCGCCATTCAAAACGCTTTTCTTTATAATAAAGGTATAATAGATTCAAAATACCATAGCCCAGAACAAAACCGCCAATAACATCTGTAGGGTAGTGAACGCCCAGATAGATACGAGACAAACCAATCAACAAAATAACTGTCGTGAAAGCAATCGTGACTAGTATTTTTGTGCCTTTCTTCTGAGTACGTCCCAGCAAAATCACCATCAAAGCACCATATATCATCATGGAGCCCATAGCATGTCCACTAGGAAAGGAATAGCCACCTGCATAAACGATATGCTCTAAACTAGGGCGTGCCCGTTGGTATACAAATTTAAAACCTGTGACTAACAGTCCTGCTAAAATGCCATTCGTTAGTTGAAATAAAGCCTCAGCCTTCCATTTTTTTATCAAGAAAAAAATTACTAATACCGCAACGACAACGACTTGAGTGGAGACATTCCCCATATAGGTGATAGCTCTAAAGAAGCTTGTTAGTTGAGCGGGTAGTGAGCCTCTAATAGCATTTTGAACCCTATCGTCAAATACCACAAGTGAATACGGATAAAACTGGACAGTATAGCCCAGCATGACAAAAATTAAAAATGCAAATGATGACCTTAATAGATAAGTTTGTTTAGTTTTCATATGGTAAATTGATGTATCTTTCTAAAACTGGTTTACTAGCAATATAAACAAAATAAAATGAAATTGCAAATATTACCCCCTCTGCCAAATTGAATGGTAATACCATTGTAACTAGGTACTTGACCACACCGATAAAGGTACCTATATCAAAATTAGCAAACTTTGCATATAAAGGAATGGCATAAAAATAGTTTAACAACAGCATTACAAGCGTTAACATAACTGTCCCAATTAAAGTAGCTCCTATAAATTGTTTACGTGTCTTCTTTGGATTCCAAAACATAGCAAATGCCGTTACGAATAAGCCTAAGGCCAAAATATTCATTGGTAAGCCAATAAAATCATTGGCTCCGCTATTGTTAAGAATCAATTTCAGCAAACTGCGTAATAATAAGACAGTATAAGCGCTTTTAAGATCTAGCAGAACTAAGGCTAACATAATAGGTATAATCGAAAATTCGATTTTTAAAAAATTAGCCGCCGGAATAATTGCAAAGCTGACAAACATTAATAAGAAAGAAATGGTTGACAAGATCGCAATCATTACAAGCCGATGTGTTTTTGACATAAAAAAGTTCCTCCAATTTTTTCAAATTGAAAGAAGTTCCTTCGTAATTGCCTACACTCAAAAAAGCATACACAAAAAACCCGGTCTTCTCTCATCCAGACTTTACTGTCGGTTGTGGATTTGCACCACATCAGCTTGCGCTCGCGGACTTCTAACTCATTAGTCACCGCCGGTCGGGAATTGCACCCTGCCCTGAAGACACTTATAGGATAGCAAATTTATTACTACTTAGCAAGAAATTTTATTTATTTTTAACTTTCCTTAAGGATGTGATTGCATTGATGGAAAACTAAACTGATACCTAATAGCATACGATTTTTTCTGTCCTTTTGACAGCTTAATATTCCCTAAATGCTGATGGGTAATTGCATCAGGTAAGGTTTGAGCTTCTAATGCCAACCCTTCATGCCTAACATTATTGCGTTGCCAACTCCGTTCAAAACGAACGCCTTCTTCAGGATAGTTAAAACTATAAACAACCAACCCATTTCTGTTTGAAAAGAGAGAAACCTGATCTCGACTTTCTAAATCTGTCAAGATAGCAATGGGCTGAGTGATATCATCTTTAACGACGAAAGCATCATCTAGACCTGCTGTCTGTTCAAGAGGAGTTTGCAAACGAGTTGGGATTAAAAAATCATAAGGTGAGTCCTTCACAGATAGGAGTTGTCCAGATGGAATAAGTTCATTATTAGTTTCTAGCATTTGTTGGGAAGCGATAAATAATGAATGGTTTTCAATGGTTTCTTGAGAGCTCAAATTAAAGTAAACATGGCAAGTGGGATTAAAAAGTGTTTCTTTAGTAACTTGGTCAGCTACATAAGTTACTGATAAACTGTTATCTTTTTCCAAACGGTAGGTAGCATTCACTCGCATATCTCCTGGAAAACCATCAAGCTCTGCTCGAGCTTGATAGGTAAAGCAAACT
Coding sequences:
- a CDS encoding TIGR01212 family radical SAM protein (This family includes YhcC from E. coli K-12, an uncharacterized radical SAM protein.) yields the protein MKKRYQTLNDYYRKLFGEKIFKVPIDAGFDCPNRDGTVSHGGCTFCTVSGSGDAIVAPDAPIREQFYKEIDFMHRKWPEVSHYLVYFQNFTNTHASLEVIKERYEQAIFEPGVVGINIGTRPDCLPDEVISYLAELAEKMHVTVELGLQTTYEETSRLINRAHSYELYQETVKRLRRYPKIEVVAHLINGLPGETHEMMLENVRRCVTDNDIQGIKLHLLHLMTNTRMQRDYHEGRLQLLSQKDYVNIICDQLEIIPKDIIIHRITGDAPREMLIGPMWSLNKWEVLNAIDKEMEARDVYQGCRLI
- a CDS encoding phosphatase PAP2 family protein, with the protein product MKTKQTYLLRSSFAFLIFVMLGYTVQFYPYSLVVFDDRVQNAIRGSLPAQLTSFFRAITYMGNVSTQVVVVAVLVIFFLIKKWKAEALFQLTNGILAGLLVTGFKFVYQRARPSLEHIVYAGGYSFPSGHAMGSMMIYGALMVILLGRTQKKGTKILVTIAFTTVILLIGLSRIYLGVHYPTDVIGGFVLGYGILNLLYLYYKEKRFEWRFQSKQK
- a CDS encoding ECF transporter S component, with product MSKTHRLVMIAILSTISFLLMFVSFAIIPAANFLKIEFSIIPIMLALVLLDLKSAYTVLLLRSLLKLILNNSGANDFIGLPMNILALGLFVTAFAMFWNPKKTRKQFIGATLIGTVMLTLVMLLLNYFYAIPLYAKFANFDIGTFIGVVKYLVTMVLPFNLAEGVIFAISFYFVYIASKPVLERYINLPYEN
- a CDS encoding aldose epimerase family protein, with product MEVKTVLSEVVDGIEIFQIQLINENGIRAHFLSLGATWQAYLVPQTDGTYKNIVLGHAKPSEYLANGICAGQSIGRVAGRISRGRIALTDGVYQLPQNSYTNCIHGGPQGFHKQNWSYHTNVSDSYAEVCFTYQARAELDGFPGDMRVNATYRLEKDNSLSVTYVADQVTKETLFNPTCHVYFNLSSQETIENHSLFIASQQMLETNNELIPSGQLLSVKDSPYDFLIPTRLQTPLEQTAGLDDAFVVKDDITQPIAILTDLESRDQVSLFSNRNGLVVYSFNYPEEGVRFERSWQRNNVRHEGLALEAQTLPDAITHQHLGNIKLSKGQKKSYAIRYQFSFPSMQSHP